The proteins below are encoded in one region of Canis lupus familiaris isolate Mischka breed German Shepherd chromosome 21, alternate assembly UU_Cfam_GSD_1.0, whole genome shotgun sequence:
- the OR52S2 gene encoding olfactory receptor family 52 subfamily S member 2, translated as MEYLLLNYNRTSLRPTTFLLLGIPGLEAVHTWISVPFCLVYLVSLMGNIALLLIVKTDHKLHEPMYLFLCMLSVADLMLTSSTLPKILSLFWFNYREIYFEACLLQMYLIHSLSTMESGFILAMAFDRYIAICHPLRHSTILTPAVIVGLGLGIVFRGAILLSPHPFLLRWLSYCRTNVISHTYCEFMALIKLVCTETKIRRAYSLIVAFLTGGLDFILIICSYVLILFTVFNLPSKAARLKTLSTCVSHVWVILVFYTPAFFSFLTHRFGHHIAPHIHIFVANIYLLIPPMMNPIIYGVKTKRIRERFFKFLTIKCV; from the coding sequence ATGGAATATCTACTGTTAAATTACAACAGGACCAGTCTTCGCCCTACCACCTTCCTACTACTTGGCATTCCAGGATTGGAGGCTGTCCACACATGGATTTCTGTCCCTTTTTGCCTCGTCTACTTAGTATCACTGATGGGAAATATTGCTCTTCTATTAATTGTCAAGACAGACCACAAACTGCATGAACCTATGTACCTCTTTCTATGCATGTTGTCAGTAGCTGATTTGATGCTTACTTCTTCTACACTTCCCAAGATACTCAGCCTCTTCTGGTTCAATTACAGAGAGATCTACTTTGAAGCCTGCCTCCTTCAAATGTACCTCATTCATTCTTTGTCTACTATGGAATCTGGATTTATTTTGGCCATGGCTTTTGACCGCTACATAGCCATCTGTCACCCATTAAGACATTCCACTATCCTAACACCTGCAGTGATTGTAGGTTTGGGTTTGGGCATTGTTTTCAGAGGAGCTATACTCCTCAGTCCACACCCCTTTTTACTGCGGTGGCTTTCCTATTGCAGAACTAATGTCATCTCCCATACCTACTGTGAGTTTATGGCCCTAATAAAACTGGTTTGCACTGAGACCAAGATTCGTAGAGCCTACAGCCTAATTGTGGCATTCCTTACAGGGGGGTTGGATTTCATATTGATCATCTGTTCCTATGTCCTTATTCTTTTCACTGTCTTTAATCTCCCATCCAAAGCTGCCCGCCTCAAGACCTTAAGTACATGTGTCTCCCATGTATGGGTCATCTTAGTGTTTTATACGCCagccttcttctcttttctcactcATAGGTTTGGTCACCACATTGCTccacatattcatatttttgtagCCAATATATATCTTCTTATTCCACCTATGATGAACCCTATTATTTATGGTGTGAAGACAAAAAGAATCagggagagattttttaaattcttaacaaTCAAATGTGTTTGA
- the OR52E22 gene encoding olfactory receptor family 52 subfamily E member 22 (The RefSeq protein has 1 substitution compared to this genomic sequence), which translates to MVDFNSTTFTNPSTFFLMGIPGLEDLHIWISIPFCSMYIVALLGNIFILFIIKTETALHEPMFYFLSMLAITDLTLSTSTLPKMLGIFWFSDHEISFHACLTQMFFIHAFSGVESGLLVAMALDRYVAICNPLRHSSILTNSVVAHVGMVALLRGLVLMTPHPFLVRRWPYCQSNVVPHTYCEHMAVVKLACADISINSLYSLAVIILIVGTDVTCISLSYVQILRTVFNLPSNDARLKTLSTCGSHVCVILTFYIPALFSFLTHRFSKHIPLHTHTLLANMYLLVPPMLNPIIYGVRTRHIRECVLQLFMTKIN; encoded by the coding sequence ATGGTTGACTTTAACTCCACTACATTCACCAATCCTAGTACCTTCTTCCTGATGGGCATACCCGGTCTAGAAGACTTGCACATTTGGATATCCATCCCTTTTTGCTCAATGTATATTGTTGCTCTCCTAGGAAACATATTCATCCTTTTCATCATCAAAACTGAGACTGCCCTCCATGAACCcatgttctattttctttccatgtTAGCCATCACAGACCTCACCTTGTCAACCTCCACTCTTCCCAAGATGTTGGGTATATTCTGGTTCAGTGATCATGAAATCAGCTTCCATGCCTGCCTCACTCAGATGTTTTTCATCCATGCTTTTTCTGGGGTGGAGTCAGGGCTTCTTGTGGCCATGGCACTTGACCGGTATGTGGCAATCTACAACCCACTGAGACACTCATCCATTCTTACAAATTCTGTGGTGGCTCATGTTGGCATGGTGGCACTTCTACGTGGATTAGTACTAATGACACCACATCCCTTCCTGGTGAGGAGATGGCCATATTGCCAGTCCAATGTAGTTCCCCACACATACTGTGAGCACATGGCTGTGGTGAAATTGGCTTGTGCTGACATTTCCATCAATAGTCTTTATAGTTTGGCTGTCATCATCTTAATTGTTGGGACTGATGTGACATGTATCTCTCTGTCCTATGTACAAATACTTCGTACTGTATTTAATCTCCCTTCTAATGATGCCAGGTTGAAAACTCTCAGCACTTGTGGGTCTCATGTATGTGTCATCCTCACCTTCTACATCCctgctcttttctccttcctcacccACCGTTTTAGTAAGCATATACCACTGCACACCCACACCCTGCTGGCCAACATGTACTTGTTGGTACCTCCTATGCTGAACCCTATCATCTATGGAGTAAGGACCAGGCACATCCGAGAATGTGTTCTACAATTATTTATGACTAAAATCAACTGA